The Heyndrickxia acidicola sequence ATACCTGTTCGGAAAAGTGTACTTTTTCGAACGGGTTCATAGGTTGGAAACATATAGAATTTATTTAATTCAGAATAATTTTATAAAAAACCATTGGTCCGTTGAAGAACTTCATACAAATAACGAATAACAAATGATTGTCCTTAAAAAGAAAAAAGGAAAAAGGAAAAATGACCTCAAAAGAGTGTCGCTTTGACAAATATTTATTACATAATATGGTATAACACTCCAACTCCTAAAGTAACATTGAAAGTTTAAACCTTTGAAAACTTTTAGAATTATAATCTTTTAAACTATTGGGTAGTCCACCACCACTACATTTGCACATACATTTTCTAAAGATTTTACAAACTCTTGGTGAGCAGGGTGTGGACCGTATTGATCTAGAGAATCTTTATTTTCAAAGGTAACCCGTAATCCTAATCCGTAACCTTGTTTTCGTTCTTCCTCTTCCGTTATGTTAAAACCCGCAGAAATTTCAACAATCCCTGAAATTTTTTCTTTAAGACTGAGCAGTTTTTCAAGAAGTTCCTGCTCTTTTTTGGGAGTAATATTTTCATTAAATTTAAAAATTACCAAATGCTCGTACATCTTTTTACATCCTCTCAATACGTTTTTTTAATGAGATGACAACAATATATAAAAATAATCTTAATTTTGACTTATTTCCTTAATAAAGCACTACACTACATTTAGTACAAAACTTCATAATCTCATGTCAACATAAATGTCCATTTGTTTTAGGAGCTTTCCAGAACAAATACGACCTGTTAACCATTTATCTACACACAGCTAGCTTCTTTTGACCTCGTTTTAGCCTTAAGGTTAAAGGCTATTTTTTGACTAGTTTCTTCTATTATTACTGTCTGTTTAACACCTATTTCTTTCATCTCTTTTACAGTATCGGTTATTCAAAGAACGGACCACTAAAAGAAAGCTTATTCATGATTGTTTGCTTTTAAAAATCATCCGGATTATCCCCAAAACGTTTGTTTATGTTCAGGGCATCTAT is a genomic window containing:
- a CDS encoding Dabb family protein — translated: MYEHLVIFKFNENITPKKEQELLEKLLSLKEKISGIVEISAGFNITEEEERKQGYGLGLRVTFENKDSLDQYGPHPAHQEFVKSLENVCANVVVVDYPIV